The DNA window ACTGCGTGCTCAGCGCTGAGGAGCGCAAGAAGTTCCTGATGATTTGCTGCGCGCGTGCCGAGAGTCCCTCGCTAACGCTCGATCTTTAGCATGAAAATCGTGTCACGACAGTTCGGAGGACAAAGATGACCGCAAATAACGCTCAGCCGCTCGCGACTTACGCTTGCATCGAAAATTGCTGGTACATGATTGGGACGGCATCGGATTTTCCCACGGAAAAGCTGACCGGCCACGTCGTCGCTAAAAAGCCCATCGTGGCTTGGCGGACCAAGCAGGGGCAACTTGTCGCTTATGACGACCGTTGCGCTCACAAGCGATTCCCGCTGTCGAAGGGACGCATGATGAAGGACGGCACGTTGGAGTGCGCGTATCACGGCTTACGATACGACATGACGGGCAAATGCGTGATGATCCCATCCCACCCGACGGGGCCGATTTCTCCGCAGGCCGTCGTTCGTCCGTTCCCGATCATCGAGCAGGATGGCCTGGTGTGGCTCTGGCCGGGAGACGTAGAAGTTTCAAAGACGCGCAAGCCGCCGAGCCTGCCGGAAGTCGGCTCAGACGACTGGAAAACCGAAATTGTCGGACCGATGGAGATTCCAGCCAACTATCTTCTGCTGATCGAAAATCTTCTCGATATTACTCATTTCTATCCGCTTCACGACGGCAACATCGGCGACATTGAAAACAGCCGTATTCCCGTCGATCTAGAAGAGGGTGAAGAAGGCGGCAATCGCTATGCAATGACCATTCGAAAAGTCACCAACTACAAACAGCCCCCTTTTCTCGTCGACTGGTTTCACTACGACACTGTCGACCGGCATCACACCCATTGCATGATGAGCCCGGCCGCCACGCGTGTTGTCATGCGGAACGCCCCGGTCGGCCACCTTTCCACGCGAGACCATGTCCGCGAATTTCCGGGCACGCTGGATCTGAACACCCAAGAGCGTGGGTATGTTCTCGTTCACACTCACACCCCAATAGACGAGAAGCGCCACGTCTGGTGGGTGATGATCAACGTTCCGGCGCATCACATGTCGATGACATTCCCGGACAAGCAGACCGCGACGCACATCGCTGAAATGTTCCCCGATGTCGTGAAGGAGGACAAGTTCGCTCTGGAAGAGCAGCAGCGCATGTTCCAATACCCTGAGGACGGCTATCAGGAAGTGTTCTTGAAACCGGATCTTGCCATTCGTCGCGCGCGCGTGATTTTTCAGGATTTGATGCGCGAGCAGGAAGTTCATCCGCATAGGGTTGCCGCTGAGTAGCGATGATGCACGATAGCCTCACAGGAGCGGGAGGTGCCGGCCCGCTTGTCGGCGTCAGAGTCCTCGAACTCTGTCAGATCGCAGCGGGCCCGTTTGCGGGCTCTCTGCTAGCTGATCTCGGCGCCGATGTTGTGAAGATTGAAAATCCCGGTGGTGGGGACGGCATGCGAAACTGGCCGCCGTTAACTTCCGACGGCGAGGGCGAGACGTTCAGTGAAAACTTTGCGTCGGTGAACAGAAATAAACGGTCGGTCTGCGTCGATCTGAAAGACAGTGATGGAATCGCGCTGACGAAAGCCCTCATCAAGGAATGCGATGTCCTGATCGAGAACTTCCGACCCGGCGTGTTGCCCCGCCTTGGCTTCGGTTATGAAGACGTCAAATCGGAAAACAATAAACTGATCTACTGCTCGATCTCGGGTTACGGCCAACAAGGTCCGTACGCCAAGAAAGGCGCCTTCGACGTCACTGTGCAAGGCATGAGCGGGTTGATGAGCGTTACGGGCAATGAGGGTGAGCCCCCTGTTAAATGCGGCGTGCCGGTCGGTGATTTTTGTGCCGGCTTGTACGGTGCTTACGCCATTCTGGCGGCGTTGCTGAGAGTCAGAGCGGGAGGAAAGGGCGCGTACATCGACTGTTCGATGCTGGGCGCTTTGCTCGGCGTGTCCGCTCTGCAAACCAGCGAATATTTCGGCACTGGGTCGCCAGGCAAACGGCTCGGTTCCTCGCATCCTCGCAACGCGCCGTATCAGGCGTTTCAGGCCAGTGATGCGTATCTTATCGTCGCCGCGGGTAACGACATTCTCTGGCGCGAAGTCTGTCACGCGGTGGGAAGGTCCGACCTTGCGGACGATGTGAAATTCAAGACCCAGTCCGATCGGGCGAGGC is part of the Bradyrhizobium erythrophlei genome and encodes:
- a CDS encoding Rieske 2Fe-2S domain-containing protein gives rise to the protein MTANNAQPLATYACIENCWYMIGTASDFPTEKLTGHVVAKKPIVAWRTKQGQLVAYDDRCAHKRFPLSKGRMMKDGTLECAYHGLRYDMTGKCVMIPSHPTGPISPQAVVRPFPIIEQDGLVWLWPGDVEVSKTRKPPSLPEVGSDDWKTEIVGPMEIPANYLLLIENLLDITHFYPLHDGNIGDIENSRIPVDLEEGEEGGNRYAMTIRKVTNYKQPPFLVDWFHYDTVDRHHTHCMMSPAATRVVMRNAPVGHLSTRDHVREFPGTLDLNTQERGYVLVHTHTPIDEKRHVWWVMINVPAHHMSMTFPDKQTATHIAEMFPDVVKEDKFALEEQQRMFQYPEDGYQEVFLKPDLAIRRARVIFQDLMREQEVHPHRVAAE
- a CDS encoding CaiB/BaiF CoA transferase family protein, yielding MMHDSLTGAGGAGPLVGVRVLELCQIAAGPFAGSLLADLGADVVKIENPGGGDGMRNWPPLTSDGEGETFSENFASVNRNKRSVCVDLKDSDGIALTKALIKECDVLIENFRPGVLPRLGFGYEDVKSENNKLIYCSISGYGQQGPYAKKGAFDVTVQGMSGLMSVTGNEGEPPVKCGVPVGDFCAGLYGAYAILAALLRVRAGGKGAYIDCSMLGALLGVSALQTSEYFGTGSPGKRLGSSHPRNAPYQAFQASDAYLIVAAGNDILWREVCHAVGRSDLADDVKFKTQSDRARRQTELAAILQEQFLKRSVAEWLFELDGRGVPCSPINTYADILADPHVQAMDLIKPLDLPNNVRTRTVGFPVKITDFSFSVYRAPPALGEHTAEVICEWLGTEGSLASKTRDLG